In a genomic window of Synergistales bacterium:
- a CDS encoding energy transducer TonB: MRLFLLCLAISLSLHGILFLHWPAPSPEQSPAGATMRLVAATRRLASPEPPEPREQAPPAPEQPAPRQETPETPLLPGAALTDASPDHPPTPTMMPSPTAMPTPTPTAMPTPTPAPTATPVPTATPTPVPSPTPTPQPSPTPVPTAAPQPTPAPTATPQPTATPVPTATPVPTPRPGITAVPIPSVVPLAPQDTPQTGDDPLLQDGATEGKESGTQGGADQESSESDTKGSGGSGDAAGSGGGADGDAWSAEPLQAPEPSYPPLARRMGQEGTVLLEIHIAGDGAVSRVSVTESSGHKALDRAAVKAVRRWAFAPPETEQTITLPVSFVLDQ, encoded by the coding sequence GTGCGTCTCTTTCTGCTCTGCCTTGCCATCTCGCTGTCCCTCCACGGCATACTGTTTCTCCATTGGCCCGCTCCCTCTCCGGAACAGAGCCCCGCCGGCGCGACGATGCGTCTCGTGGCGGCGACGCGACGACTAGCGTCGCCGGAGCCGCCTGAACCCCGGGAGCAGGCACCCCCTGCCCCGGAACAGCCGGCTCCCCGGCAGGAGACGCCGGAGACGCCGCTGTTGCCTGGCGCGGCCCTGACCGACGCCAGCCCGGACCATCCGCCCACACCGACCATGATGCCGAGCCCCACAGCGATGCCGACACCCACACCGACAGCAATGCCCACCCCGACACCGGCGCCGACGGCTACGCCTGTTCCCACCGCCACGCCCACGCCTGTGCCCTCGCCGACACCTACGCCGCAACCATCGCCGACACCGGTACCCACTGCCGCGCCGCAACCGACACCGGCGCCGACAGCCACCCCGCAGCCCACGGCGACGCCGGTCCCCACAGCCACCCCGGTACCGACACCCCGGCCCGGCATTACGGCGGTACCGATCCCCTCGGTGGTGCCGTTGGCGCCCCAGGACACGCCGCAGACGGGTGATGACCCCCTGCTGCAGGATGGGGCAACAGAGGGGAAGGAATCCGGAACGCAGGGCGGCGCCGACCAGGAATCCTCCGAAAGCGACACGAAGGGGAGCGGCGGAAGCGGCGATGCGGCCGGGAGCGGCGGTGGTGCCGACGGCGACGCCTGGTCCGCCGAACCGCTCCAGGCCCCGGAACCCTCCTATCCGCCGCTGGCCCGGCGGATGGGGCAGGAGGGAACGGTGTTGCTGGAGATCCATATCGCCGGAGACGGCGCGGTCAGCCGGGTCTCCGTCACCGAGAGCAGCGGCCACAAGGCTCTGGACAGGGCCGCCGTCAAGGCGGTGCGCCGGTGGGCCTTTGCCCCGCCTGAAACCGAACAGACCATCACCCTTCCTGTTTCCTTTGTCCTGGACCAATAG
- a CDS encoding MotA/TolQ/ExbB proton channel family protein, protein MPELLALGGWTMWGIALCSVLALALFLERLWVLTREGRQVRALRTAWIDGAVTREEVERTLAAMPEGRSHWLCWLLRAALADHRSVSPEALRELMDQYREAALTSWEKGLDLLATLARITPLLGLLGTVLGMIDVFMQLPESGMGNYNELAAGIWKALLTTAAGLSVAIPVMLGHAFLGSRVERISEDLGALSRTLWRTLVRTAADEEA, encoded by the coding sequence ATGCCGGAATTGCTTGCCCTGGGGGGCTGGACCATGTGGGGGATCGCCCTCTGCAGCGTCCTCGCCCTGGCCCTCTTTTTGGAACGCCTCTGGGTTTTGACCCGCGAAGGCCGTCAGGTCCGCGCGCTGCGTACCGCCTGGATCGACGGTGCGGTGACGCGGGAGGAGGTGGAACGGACGCTCGCGGCGATGCCGGAGGGCCGCTCCCACTGGCTCTGCTGGCTGCTCCGCGCGGCCCTGGCAGACCACCGGTCGGTGAGTCCCGAGGCCTTGCGCGAGCTGATGGACCAGTACAGGGAGGCGGCGCTGACCTCCTGGGAAAAGGGGCTCGACCTCCTGGCCACCCTGGCCAGGATCACGCCGCTGCTCGGACTCCTGGGAACGGTGCTTGGGATGATCGATGTCTTCATGCAGCTCCCCGAGAGCGGCATGGGGAACTACAACGAACTGGCGGCGGGCATCTGGAAGGCGCTGCTCACCACAGCGGCCGGTCTCTCGGTGGCGATCCCCGTCATGCTGGGCCACGCCTTTCTCGGCAGTCGGGTGGAACGGATCAGCGAGGATCTGGGCGCCCTCTCGCGGACCCTCTGGCGGACACTGGTGCGCACCGCCGCTGACGAGGAGGCGTGA
- a CDS encoding FCD domain-containing protein: MDELTQQEFETLQVLKASKAPIGAGALQAALAGKKRKVSIATAGRILWELEQKGFARREGNRGRRLTDAGSEKLRELQSLSERNSLAQELLDRLNTRGPKKILDSLVARRAIERECARLAALQADSEDITEIRSFVELLNGQEDEDRITFLDRKFHEAVAKAGKNLILLASMRLVRQDGELQQAIAHIRRFGSTRIGGDHGPILQAIIQRNPEGAEQAMLRHIDNLASDVEHHYRRAEELGDGTPRVIPR, from the coding sequence ATGGACGAACTGACGCAGCAGGAATTCGAAACCCTCCAGGTCCTGAAGGCATCGAAGGCACCCATTGGCGCAGGGGCACTCCAGGCGGCCCTGGCCGGGAAGAAGAGGAAGGTCAGCATCGCCACCGCCGGAAGGATCCTCTGGGAGCTCGAGCAGAAGGGCTTCGCCCGGCGGGAGGGCAACCGTGGACGCCGCCTCACCGATGCGGGAAGCGAGAAGCTCCGGGAGCTGCAGAGCCTCAGCGAACGCAACAGCCTGGCCCAGGAGCTGCTGGACCGACTCAACACCAGGGGGCCGAAGAAGATCCTCGATTCGCTGGTGGCCCGCCGTGCCATCGAGCGGGAGTGCGCCCGCCTCGCCGCACTGCAGGCGGACAGCGAGGACATCACCGAGATCCGCAGCTTCGTGGAGCTCCTGAACGGTCAGGAAGACGAGGACCGGATCACCTTTCTGGACAGGAAGTTCCACGAAGCCGTCGCCAAGGCGGGGAAAAACCTCATCCTGCTGGCGTCCATGAGGCTGGTGCGCCAGGACGGAGAGCTCCAGCAGGCCATCGCCCACATCCGGCGGTTCGGCTCCACCCGTATCGGCGGGGACCACGGCCCCATCCTCCAGGCCATCATCCAGCGGAACCCCGAAGGGGCCGAACAGGCCATGCTGCGCCATATCGACAATCTCGCCAGCGACGTGGAGCACCACTACCGCAGGGCCGAAGAGCTGGGAGACGGCACACCCCGGGTCATCCCCCGCTGA
- a CDS encoding VTT domain-containing protein, which translates to MTTEDPFFVEGRNCWKRAFAHRLAFLVDGDAYFSAVVSVLQRARRSIFIVGWEMDSRVPLLRGPEAGRSRYRLSEFLNTLAAKKPELHIYVLLWDFSMIYALERENFPVFRLGWKTHRRVHFHLDGEHPVGASHHQKIVVADGAVAFTGGLDLTRRRWDTPEHPFEQPLRRDPGGKTYGPFHDVQAMADGEVARHLEELARERWYRATGERPRRMGPTGRDIWPRRIEPEITDAGVAVARTMPAHSAYPEIREVEALCGDILRAAKGYIYIENQYLTSTLVEEILTDHLQSPQGPDILLMLAQHDFGLLEQGAMGGLGSRLLQRLLEADRYGRLKVCFPVVRGGEGQEAAIKVHSKVLIVDDALLRVGTSNMNNRSMGLDTECDLALEAWSDPRLEESIRAFRNRLIGEHLDVSPEALQKAVEREGSLLRGIASLPWGERKYVYPMEVDVPRWFDVVPLNEELLDPERPVTKEEILEKFLPEPGREGAQRGPLLQLLLFAALLGGMALAWRYTGLQEVVNLEEVIRWVQRAQGLPGSNAAVIGVFLLGSLTAFPLTLLIVATAFVFDSFHAFTLAMTGSLAGAYASYMLGHKMGRDMVRRLAGQRINRLSRRLARQGIAAVAVIRLLPLAPFTIINVVAGASHINLRDFMLGSLLGLVPGVAAMTIFTEQLRNVMMHPTPGNILGLLGIAFGVGGMGYLLRRLLNRREEKKRAREARGMR; encoded by the coding sequence ATGACCACAGAGGATCCATTCTTCGTAGAGGGCCGGAACTGCTGGAAGCGAGCCTTCGCCCACCGCCTGGCCTTTCTGGTGGATGGCGATGCCTACTTCTCGGCCGTTGTCTCGGTGCTGCAGCGCGCCAGACGCTCCATCTTCATCGTCGGCTGGGAGATGGACAGCCGGGTGCCGCTGTTGCGAGGCCCGGAGGCCGGACGGTCCCGCTACCGGCTGAGCGAATTCCTCAACACCCTGGCGGCGAAAAAGCCGGAACTCCATATCTATGTGCTGCTCTGGGATTTCTCCATGATCTACGCCCTGGAGCGGGAGAATTTCCCCGTCTTCCGTCTGGGCTGGAAGACCCACCGCAGGGTGCACTTCCACCTCGACGGCGAACACCCCGTGGGGGCCTCGCACCACCAGAAGATCGTCGTGGCCGATGGCGCCGTGGCCTTCACCGGCGGACTGGACCTCACCCGCCGCCGCTGGGACACGCCGGAGCACCCTTTCGAGCAGCCCCTCCGGAGGGATCCCGGCGGGAAGACCTATGGCCCCTTCCACGATGTCCAGGCCATGGCCGACGGCGAGGTGGCCCGTCATCTGGAGGAGCTGGCCCGGGAGCGGTGGTACCGGGCTACGGGGGAGCGCCCCAGGCGGATGGGGCCCACCGGCAGGGACATCTGGCCCCGCCGGATCGAACCGGAGATCACCGACGCCGGCGTTGCCGTAGCGCGGACCATGCCGGCGCACAGCGCATATCCCGAAATCCGCGAGGTGGAGGCCCTCTGTGGGGATATCCTCCGTGCCGCGAAGGGGTATATCTATATCGAGAACCAGTATCTCACCTCCACCCTGGTGGAGGAGATCCTCACCGACCATCTCCAGTCGCCCCAGGGTCCGGATATCCTCCTGATGCTGGCGCAGCACGATTTCGGTCTTCTCGAACAGGGGGCCATGGGCGGTCTGGGTTCGCGTCTTCTCCAGCGCCTCCTGGAGGCCGACCGCTATGGCCGATTGAAGGTCTGCTTCCCCGTAGTCCGGGGCGGTGAAGGACAGGAGGCGGCGATCAAGGTGCACTCCAAGGTGCTCATCGTCGACGATGCCCTGCTGCGGGTAGGGACCTCCAACATGAACAACCGCTCCATGGGGCTCGACACGGAGTGCGATCTGGCGCTGGAGGCCTGGAGCGATCCGCGGCTGGAGGAGTCGATCCGGGCGTTCCGGAACCGTCTGATCGGTGAACATCTCGATGTCTCCCCGGAGGCGCTCCAGAAGGCGGTGGAGCGCGAGGGATCGCTGCTGCGGGGGATCGCCTCGCTGCCCTGGGGGGAGCGCAAGTATGTCTACCCCATGGAGGTCGACGTTCCCCGCTGGTTCGATGTGGTGCCGCTGAACGAGGAGCTTCTCGATCCCGAGCGGCCGGTGACCAAGGAGGAGATCCTCGAGAAATTCCTGCCCGAACCTGGGCGGGAAGGGGCGCAGCGGGGCCCGTTGCTGCAGCTTCTGCTCTTCGCCGCCCTGCTTGGGGGGATGGCCCTGGCCTGGCGCTATACGGGACTCCAGGAGGTTGTCAACCTGGAGGAGGTGATCCGCTGGGTACAGCGGGCGCAGGGGTTGCCCGGCTCCAATGCCGCGGTGATCGGGGTCTTCCTGCTGGGCAGCCTGACGGCCTTTCCGCTGACCCTGCTGATCGTCGCCACCGCCTTCGTCTTCGATTCCTTCCATGCCTTCACGCTGGCCATGACGGGCAGCCTGGCGGGGGCCTACGCCAGCTATATGCTGGGGCACAAGATGGGCCGGGACATGGTCCGCCGGCTGGCCGGACAGCGGATCAACCGGCTGAGCCGAAGGCTGGCGCGGCAGGGCATCGCCGCCGTGGCGGTCATCCGGCTGCTTCCTCTCGCTCCCTTCACGATCATCAATGTGGTGGCCGGGGCGTCGCACATCAACCTCCGGGACTTCATGCTCGGCAGTCTGCTGGGGTTGGTGCCGGGTGTGGCGGCCATGACGATCTTCACCGAGCAGCTCCGGAATGTGATGATGCATCCCACCCCCGGGAATATCCTCGGCCTGCTGGGCATCGCCTTCGGTGTCGGCGGGATGGGATATCTGCTGCGGCGCCTGCTGAACCGCCGGGAGGAGAAGAAGCGCGCCCGTGAGGCCCGGGGGATGCGATGA
- a CDS encoding endonuclease/exonuclease/phosphatase family protein: MSADEVRAPVLRTVTYNLYQTIRREGRYSVEQVPEVLREIRAGIIGLQEVELHGWETAELPHFLEALPGMEVIFGPTILWRRSGFGNVLVSAYPVREVKRYDISVRTREPRGAIDALVDTEGQTVRVVVTHLGLRAGERAEQVEMLLEILRSGSGDPTLLMGDCNGWHPTKGGLQRLTTWFTERSLRRTFPARLPLLPLDRIYLRSQRYRLRCYAHRSRLSRRLSDHLPLVGELLPVSGG, encoded by the coding sequence ATGAGTGCCGACGAGGTGCGCGCCCCGGTGCTGCGGACGGTGACCTACAACCTCTATCAGACGATCCGCAGGGAAGGCCGATACAGCGTGGAGCAGGTTCCCGAGGTGCTCAGGGAGATCCGTGCCGGGATCATCGGGCTGCAGGAGGTGGAGCTCCACGGCTGGGAGACCGCCGAGCTGCCCCACTTTCTGGAGGCGCTGCCGGGCATGGAGGTGATCTTCGGCCCCACCATCCTCTGGCGGCGCAGCGGATTCGGCAATGTGCTGGTCTCGGCCTATCCGGTGCGGGAGGTGAAGCGTTACGATATCAGCGTCAGGACCAGGGAGCCGCGGGGGGCCATCGACGCGTTGGTCGACACGGAGGGCCAGACCGTCCGGGTGGTGGTGACCCACCTGGGACTGCGCGCCGGGGAACGGGCGGAACAGGTGGAGATGCTGCTGGAGATCCTCCGGAGCGGTTCCGGCGATCCGACGCTGCTCATGGGGGACTGCAACGGCTGGCACCCCACCAAGGGCGGACTGCAGCGCCTGACCACCTGGTTCACCGAGCGTTCCCTCCGGCGGACCTTCCCGGCGCGCCTGCCGCTGTTGCCTCTGGACCGGATCTACCTCCGCTCCCAGCGCTACCGTCTGCGGTGTTACGCCCACCGATCGCGTCTCTCCCGGCGGCTCTCGGACCATCTGCCGCTGGTGGGGGAGCTCCTTCCGGTCAGCGGGGGATGA
- a CDS encoding biopolymer transporter ExbD yields MRRRRRLEPAIELTSLVDVLFLLIIFFVLTTTFAQGGVPVSLPGGSPEERAPEDVTTVTLDAAGQLYLDGDPLDTAALAGRIGGATAETTLRLRADGAVPYGRVMEVFHVLQHSGRGTVLLVVEDVD; encoded by the coding sequence GTGCGCAGGCGGAGACGGCTGGAACCGGCCATCGAACTGACCTCCCTGGTGGATGTGCTCTTTCTGCTGATCATCTTCTTTGTACTCACCACCACCTTCGCCCAGGGCGGCGTTCCCGTGTCGCTGCCCGGCGGAAGCCCCGAAGAACGGGCGCCGGAGGATGTGACCACGGTGACCCTCGACGCGGCTGGGCAGCTCTATCTGGACGGCGATCCCCTGGATACGGCCGCACTGGCCGGCCGTATCGGCGGGGCGACGGCAGAGACAACCCTCCGCCTCCGGGCCGATGGAGCCGTCCCCTACGGCAGGGTCATGGAGGTCTTCCACGTGTTGCAGCACAGCGGGCGGGGCACCGTGCTGCTCGTGGTGGAGGACGTGGACTGA
- a CDS encoding ABC transporter permease, with protein MPNAQRRFRIDKVALSAVALGILSLLSLPVLTVRASRLSAGEPLFLREVAGLPSIMLLCAGWGILLLHVNHRHHSRGWSRRAQLAAVLMVLGTLLLLGEWASSLIPPDRPYTRVSIASGGWLQLAAGVVFVFSACTRLGNDRACLFLKGMLAAGVVLLFLSGAMEGLSIMRELANKEARFLAELRRHLALVGGAVSAGTTVGVPLGILVQRRPRFRRVVLPAVHLVQTVPSLALFGLFMTPLALAAAAWPLLRSLNVGGIGWAPAFLALALYSLLPIVRNTYAAFDSVPPFLKQAGRGMGMNVVQLFGRVEVPLALPVVLAGVRTSAVQAVGNTAVAALIGAGGLGSFIFQGLGEAAPDLILLGALPIILLAVLVDRGMQLATRLVSPRVRPGGE; from the coding sequence GTGCCGAATGCCCAGCGTCGTTTCCGGATCGACAAGGTGGCTCTCTCTGCGGTTGCGCTGGGGATCCTCTCGCTGTTGTCCCTCCCGGTGCTGACCGTCAGGGCCTCCCGGCTCTCGGCGGGGGAACCGCTGTTCCTGCGGGAGGTCGCGGGGCTCCCCTCCATCATGTTGCTCTGCGCCGGGTGGGGGATCCTGCTGCTGCACGTGAACCACCGCCACCACAGTCGCGGCTGGTCCCGGAGGGCCCAGCTGGCAGCGGTGCTGATGGTGCTGGGGACACTGTTGCTGTTGGGGGAGTGGGCGTCGTCGCTGATCCCGCCGGACCGGCCCTACACCCGGGTCTCCATCGCCTCCGGCGGGTGGCTGCAGCTTGCGGCGGGGGTGGTCTTCGTCTTTTCGGCCTGCACCCGTCTGGGGAACGACCGGGCCTGTCTGTTCCTCAAGGGGATGCTCGCCGCCGGTGTGGTGCTGCTCTTTCTCTCCGGGGCCATGGAGGGGCTGTCGATCATGCGGGAGCTGGCCAACAAGGAAGCGCGCTTCCTGGCGGAGCTGCGGCGCCATCTCGCCCTGGTGGGCGGTGCGGTGAGTGCGGGAACCACTGTGGGGGTGCCGCTGGGGATTCTGGTGCAGCGCCGCCCCCGTTTCCGCCGGGTGGTGCTTCCCGCCGTCCATCTTGTCCAGACCGTCCCCAGCCTGGCCCTCTTCGGGCTGTTCATGACGCCGCTGGCGCTCGCGGCGGCGGCCTGGCCGCTGCTCCGGAGTCTGAATGTCGGCGGCATCGGCTGGGCGCCGGCCTTCCTTGCCCTGGCGCTCTATTCGCTTTTACCCATTGTCCGGAACACCTACGCCGCCTTCGACAGCGTGCCGCCCTTTCTCAAGCAGGCCGGCAGAGGCATGGGGATGAACGTGGTCCAGCTTTTTGGGAGGGTGGAGGTGCCGCTGGCGCTGCCGGTGGTCCTGGCGGGAGTGCGGACCTCGGCGGTCCAGGCGGTGGGCAACACCGCCGTGGCGGCGCTCATCGGAGCCGGCGGACTGGGCAGCTTCATCTTCCAGGGGCTCGGCGAGGCCGCGCCGGATCTGATCCTCCTGGGGGCGTTGCCCATCATCCTTCTGGCGGTGCTGGTCGACCGGGGGATGCAGCTGGCGACACGTCTGGTCTCGCCGCGGGTGCGGCCGGGGGGTGAATGA
- a CDS encoding ABC transporter substrate-binding protein: protein MVAFVIAVAMITACPAGVVQAAGEPVVLASKIDTEGALLGNMMKLLMEDAGIPVENRISLGPTNVVRKAIRTGEIDLYPEYTGNGAYFFNDTGTEVWKDPEQGYRTVKRLDAEANDLVWLEPAPSNNTWAIAVRMDLAEREGLETLDDLAAYINEGGRFKLACSEEFVTRPGTLPAFEKTYGFSLDKEQLLILSGGNTAQTEQAAARGTSGVNAAMAYGTDGALSALNLRVLEDNRNVQPVYEPAPLVRAETLEAYPQLEELFAPVFASLDLTTLQRLNAAIAVQGRDPEAVAREYLRQEGFLP from the coding sequence ATGGTTGCTTTTGTTATTGCGGTGGCGATGATAACGGCGTGCCCGGCCGGCGTGGTCCAGGCTGCCGGGGAGCCGGTGGTGCTGGCGTCGAAGATCGACACCGAGGGGGCGTTGCTGGGCAACATGATGAAGCTTCTTATGGAGGACGCGGGGATCCCGGTGGAGAACCGGATCTCCCTGGGCCCCACCAATGTGGTGCGCAAGGCGATCCGCACCGGGGAGATCGATCTCTACCCGGAGTACACCGGCAACGGGGCCTACTTTTTCAACGACACCGGTACGGAGGTCTGGAAGGATCCCGAGCAGGGCTACCGGACGGTGAAGCGGCTCGACGCCGAGGCCAACGATCTGGTCTGGCTTGAGCCGGCGCCGTCGAACAACACCTGGGCCATCGCCGTCCGGATGGACCTGGCGGAACGGGAAGGGCTGGAGACGCTGGACGACCTGGCCGCCTACATCAACGAGGGAGGCCGGTTCAAACTGGCCTGTTCCGAGGAGTTCGTCACCCGCCCCGGGACGCTGCCGGCCTTCGAGAAGACCTACGGCTTCTCGCTGGACAAGGAGCAGCTGCTGATCCTCTCCGGAGGCAACACCGCCCAGACCGAACAGGCCGCAGCGCGGGGGACCAGCGGCGTCAACGCCGCCATGGCCTACGGCACCGACGGCGCCCTGTCGGCACTGAACCTGCGGGTGCTGGAGGACAACAGGAATGTCCAGCCTGTCTACGAACCGGCGCCGCTGGTACGGGCCGAAACGCTGGAGGCCTATCCGCAGCTGGAGGAGCTCTTCGCGCCGGTCTTCGCCTCGCTGGACCTCACCACGCTGCAACGGCTCAACGCCGCCATCGCCGTGCAGGGCAGGGATCCCGAAGCGGTGGCCCGGGAGTACCTCCGGCAGGAAGGGTTTCTTCCCTAA
- a CDS encoding MFS transporter: MKIDSYIDSYVAQREGKRARMVTGFAWGFVAAGVMIFAFTLPDIIDEWQLKGARAGEIVGRTFLGMLVGALTGGAAADRWGRRFVAGLFSLLGGLASLGAALAPSPDALGWWRFAAGIAFGGLGPVLFAYLCDLSGRENRGRILVLLESCWALGSIAVGLWTLSAGALWGWRVAMLFPAALAVVALPFFTGPESPRYLFMKGRNVLLERRYGAVPDEGDTGQGGSALELFRGRYVRVFLVLLYGWAAISFSYYALFLWLPNIFATSGVTITTAKWFTFFVMVAQLPGYLTAAWSIERFGRKRSLGVYAVGTGLAALLFLSVESSWAFLAAALVISVFCLGTWGVLYAYTPELFPTHLRGSAAGITGASARATGIVAPLFTGWILDQGGGIAVPLIVVAVIMLIAGVLGASVCPETRREDIW; encoded by the coding sequence GTGAAGATCGACAGCTATATCGACAGCTATGTTGCACAGCGTGAGGGGAAACGGGCCCGGATGGTCACGGGGTTTGCCTGGGGGTTTGTCGCCGCCGGGGTGATGATCTTCGCCTTCACGCTGCCCGATATCATCGACGAGTGGCAGCTCAAGGGCGCCCGGGCCGGGGAGATCGTCGGGCGTACCTTCCTGGGGATGCTGGTGGGGGCCCTCACCGGCGGCGCGGCGGCGGACCGCTGGGGGCGTCGCTTCGTGGCGGGGCTCTTCTCCCTGCTCGGCGGTCTGGCCAGCCTTGGCGCCGCTCTGGCGCCTTCTCCCGACGCACTGGGCTGGTGGCGCTTTGCGGCGGGGATCGCCTTCGGCGGTCTGGGACCGGTGCTCTTCGCCTATCTCTGCGATCTCAGCGGTCGGGAGAACCGGGGGCGTATCCTGGTACTGCTCGAGTCCTGCTGGGCCTTGGGTTCCATCGCCGTGGGTCTCTGGACGCTCTCGGCCGGTGCGCTCTGGGGATGGCGGGTGGCGATGCTCTTTCCGGCGGCGCTGGCCGTGGTGGCCCTCCCCTTTTTCACCGGACCGGAGAGTCCGCGCTATCTCTTTATGAAGGGGCGGAACGTGCTGCTGGAGCGCCGGTACGGCGCCGTCCCGGACGAGGGCGACACCGGGCAGGGGGGCTCGGCGCTGGAGCTCTTCCGGGGTCGGTATGTCAGGGTCTTCCTGGTGCTGCTCTACGGATGGGCGGCGATCTCCTTTTCCTACTATGCGCTCTTCCTCTGGCTGCCCAATATCTTCGCGACCTCGGGCGTCACCATCACCACCGCCAAATGGTTCACCTTCTTCGTGATGGTGGCCCAGCTGCCGGGGTACCTCACCGCCGCCTGGTCCATCGAACGCTTCGGCCGCAAGCGCTCCCTCGGTGTCTACGCCGTGGGGACCGGCCTGGCGGCGCTGCTCTTCCTCAGTGTTGAGAGCTCCTGGGCCTTTTTGGCGGCGGCGCTGGTGATCTCCGTCTTCTGTCTGGGAACCTGGGGCGTGCTCTACGCCTACACGCCCGAGCTCTTCCCCACCCATCTCCGGGGGAGCGCCGCGGGGATCACCGGGGCGTCGGCCCGGGCCACGGGCATCGTGGCGCCGCTCTTTACGGGATGGATCCTGGATCAGGGGGGCGGCATCGCCGTTCCGCTGATCGTGGTGGCGGTGATCATGCTCATCGCCGGCGTGCTGGGGGCCTCTGTCTGCCCGGAGACCCGCCGGGAGGACATCTGGTAG
- a CDS encoding transcription repressor NadR produces MGREQRLQQLKQMLQEREEPVSGAALARYLDVSRQAIVQDVALLKSRGEPVRTTPRGYRYDRSGGTPKRLIAVRHGTDEIGEELMAIVGMGAKVVDVLVEHQIYGELRGNIDVADREDVLRFLSLLEAGGNNPLLTLSGGVHLHTLEADSEETLDGVERRLDEMGILLHGQGRGDSE; encoded by the coding sequence ATGGGACGGGAGCAACGCCTGCAACAGTTGAAGCAGATGCTCCAGGAGCGTGAGGAACCGGTTTCGGGGGCGGCGTTGGCGAGGTATCTCGACGTGAGCCGGCAGGCCATCGTGCAGGATGTAGCGCTGTTGAAAAGCCGGGGCGAACCGGTCCGGACCACGCCGCGGGGCTACCGCTACGACCGCTCCGGCGGGACCCCCAAACGGCTGATTGCCGTCCGGCACGGTACCGACGAGATCGGCGAAGAACTGATGGCCATTGTGGGAATGGGGGCGAAGGTGGTGGATGTCCTGGTGGAGCATCAGATCTACGGTGAGCTGCGGGGCAACATCGACGTAGCCGACCGGGAGGATGTGCTGCGTTTTCTCTCGCTGCTCGAAGCCGGCGGCAACAACCCGTTGCTGACCCTCTCCGGCGGGGTGCATCTGCACACCCTGGAGGCGGACAGCGAGGAGACGCTCGATGGAGTGGAGCGGCGGCTCGACGAGATGGGCATTCTGCTCCACGGTCAAGGAAGGGGTGACAGCGAGTGA